A single region of the Streptomyces sp. AM 4-1-1 genome encodes:
- a CDS encoding DUF5914 domain-containing protein — translation MTADDRSRRGRVPLSLRRHPVRWERQPPTWREARPALIADALKRALARPSGNWYVVGASRDITAGRPFGRTVAGIEVVLWRDTDGTPRAGQGACPHLGAPLRDSRVRCGTLVCHWHGLALDGAPFAGWEPYPVFDDGVLVWVRLDHVGGETPLDRPLVPDRPHQASALAAVYQGRGVCEPEDVVANRLDPWHGAWFHPYTFVDLTVVGTPAPAAPGASDTGGADDGGADDGGGRRPDTDGFAVDVSFKLAGRVVVPVRAVFTAPGPRTVVMRITEGEGRGSVVETHATPLGPDRTGRPRTVVVEALIAASDRRGFAVARSAAPLLRPLMRLSAGRLWRDDLAYAHRRWELRADGRFPG, via the coding sequence CACCCACCTGGCGTGAGGCCCGGCCGGCGCTCATCGCCGATGCCCTGAAGCGCGCACTCGCCCGCCCCTCCGGCAACTGGTACGTCGTCGGGGCGTCCCGCGACATCACCGCCGGCCGGCCGTTCGGCCGCACCGTGGCTGGCATCGAAGTGGTCCTCTGGCGTGACACCGACGGCACCCCGCGAGCGGGGCAGGGAGCCTGCCCGCACCTCGGCGCACCGCTGCGGGACAGCCGGGTGCGCTGCGGCACGCTCGTCTGCCACTGGCACGGACTCGCCCTGGACGGCGCGCCGTTCGCCGGATGGGAGCCGTACCCGGTCTTCGACGACGGGGTCCTCGTCTGGGTCCGGCTGGATCACGTGGGCGGTGAGACCCCGCTGGACCGGCCCCTCGTCCCGGACCGGCCCCACCAGGCATCGGCCCTCGCGGCCGTCTACCAGGGGCGGGGCGTCTGCGAGCCGGAGGACGTGGTCGCCAACCGGCTCGATCCGTGGCACGGCGCGTGGTTCCACCCGTACACCTTCGTCGATCTCACCGTCGTCGGGACACCCGCACCGGCGGCTCCCGGCGCGTCGGACACCGGTGGCGCGGATGACGGTGGTGCGGATGACGGCGGTGGGCGGCGGCCGGACACGGACGGTTTCGCGGTGGACGTCTCGTTCAAGCTCGCGGGGCGGGTGGTGGTGCCGGTGAGAGCGGTGTTCACCGCCCCCGGGCCGCGTACGGTCGTCATGCGCATCACCGAGGGCGAGGGCCGGGGTTCGGTGGTCGAGACCCACGCCACCCCGCTCGGCCCGGACCGTACGGGCCGGCCGCGCACGGTCGTCGTCGAGGCCCTGATCGCCGCGTCGGACCGCCGCGGTTTCGCGGTCGCCCGGTCGGCGGCGCCGCTCCTGCGTCCGCTGATGCGGCTGTCGGCGGGCCGGCTGTGGCGCGACGACCTCGCCTATGCGCACCGGCGCTGGGAGCTGCGCGCCGACGGCCGGTTCCCCGGCTGA